From the Astatotilapia calliptera chromosome 6, fAstCal1.2, whole genome shotgun sequence genome, one window contains:
- the nfam1 gene encoding NFAT activation molecule 1, which produces MESQPFWTLFFKLTWIPAFFLLTVCSAMDSPSISLEREVFVAFRGENLNITCNLIKAVNQTEDGCLTCFDPKNKTIYNNTIPTMDTEQERFSWHLELKNLKLSGLYSCQYQTVKVDWFLRVTDEGYKEPVNTEFIIMAIFTGVLLIFSVLGSVYVFRGHWTEKHGAGEKKLKQSQEEKKVTKKEDDSLDATAAQSYYASLEPRPRSIYDVLDSSPARRENDQDKAKPMKKEPPKKAAQKTKDKDEGVFESVYENF; this is translated from the exons ATGGAATCTCAACCGTTTTGGACCCTTTTCTTCAAGTTGACATGGATACCTgcatttttccttctcactgtctgtTCAGCAATGGATTCACCAA GTATCAGTCTGGAGCGCGAAGTCTTTGTGGCCTTTAGAGGTGAAAATCTCAACATTACATGCAATTTGATCAAAGCAGTAAACCAAACGGAAGATGGCTGCTTGACATGCTTtgatccaaaaaacaaaacaatatacaATAATACCATCCCCACAATGGATACCGAACAGGAAAGATTTTCCTGGCATCTGGAGCTGAAAAACCTGAAGCTTTCAGGACTTTACTCCTGCCAGTATCAAACGGTGAAGGTGGATTGGTTTCTTCGAGTGACAG ATGAAGGCTACAAGGAACCTGTTAACACAGAGTTCATCATCATGGCCATTTTCACGGGTGTGCTGTTGATCTTCAGTGTGCTCGGCTCGGTGTATGTCTTCAGAGGACATTGG ACTGAGAAACATGGAGCTGGCGAGAAAAAACTAAAGCAAAGCCAAGAAGAGAAGAAGGTGACAAAGAAGGAGGACGATAGCTTGGATGCAACAGCAGCTCAGTCCTACTATGCC AGTCTAGAGCCTCGTCCCAGGTCTATTTATGATGTACTGGACAGCTCACCTGCCAGAAGAGAGAATGACCAAGACAAAGCCAAACCCATGAAAAAGGAACCACCCAAAAAG GCAGCgcaaaagacaaaagacaagGATGAAGGTGTTTTTGAGTCTGTTTATGAGAACTTTTAG